One Varibaculum prostatecancerukia genomic window, GATCCATCGTGGCCTACGCGATGGGCATTACCGAACTAGACCCCCTAGAACATGGGCTAATGTTCGAACGTTTCCTCAACCCCGAACGGGTGTCTATGCCCGATATTGACGTGGACTTTGATGAGCGTCGCCGCGGAGAAGTCATCGATTACGTGACCGAAAAATACGGGAAAGACCGGGTCGCGCAGGTAGTCACTTACGGCAAAATCAAAGCTAAGCAGGCGTTAAAAGACTCTTGCCGAATCATGGATAAACCCTATGCCCTGGGTGACCAGCTCACCAAGAAAATGCCGCCGGCGATTATGGGGAAAGATATTCCCCTTTCCGGTATTTACGACCCCAAACATCCGCGCTACGGGGAAGCCAGCGAGTTTCGGCAATACGTTTCCGATAACGAGGGCGAAGTAAAGCCAGTTATCAAAACGGCGCAAGGCCTGGAGGGACTTACCCGCCAATGGGGAGTACATGCCTGCGCGGTGATCATGTCCAGCCATGATTTAACCGATATTGTGCCCATGATGAAACGCCTGGCAGACGGGGCAATTATCACCCAATTCGACTATCCCACCTGCGAAACCTTGGGATTGTTGAAAATGGATTTTTTGGGGCTGCGCAACTTGACGGTCATCTCGGATGCCCTCGACAATATCGTTGCTAACGGGAAAGAGCCCCTGGATCTAGAGCACGTTCCCCTTGATGATCGCCCCACCTATGAGCTGCTATCGCGCGCGGAAACCCTAGGGGTATTTCAGCTAGATTCACCGGGGATGCGCTCGCTGATGCGACTAATGAAACCCACCGAGTTCTCGGATATCTCCGCGGTCGGTGCTCTTTATCGCCCTGGTCCTATGGGGGCGAACTCGCACACCAACTATGCTTTGCGCAAAAATGGGCGTCAAGAAATCGAACCTATCCATCCCGCGCTTTCCGAGGCCCTCGCCGATATTTTGGATGAAACCTACGGGTTGATTGTCTACCAAGAGCAGGTAATGGCGATCGCCCAGAAGGTTGCAGGCTATTCCCTGGGGCAGGCAGATATTTTGCGGCGTGCCATGGGCAAGAAAAAGAAAAAGGAGATGGATAAACAATATTCGCGCTTCCACGATGGGATGATTGAGCGCGGATATCCCGAAGACGCGGTCAGTAAACTGTGGGAAATTCTGGTGCCCTTCTCGTCCTACGCGTTCAATAAATCGCACTCCGCCGCCTACGGCTTAGTCTCGTATTGGACCGCCTATCTGAAAGCCAACTATCCCACCGAATATATGGCGGCACTGTTGACCTCCACCAAAGATAATAAAGATAAACTCGCGCTTTACCTGCGAGAATGCCGCCGGATGAATATTGCGGTACTACCGCCGGACGTCAACGCCTCCGCCTCTGATTTCACCGCGGTCGGCGAATCTATTCGTTTTGGACTTTCCGCCGTGCGTAACGTGGGTACCAATGTGGTGGCCGAAATCGTGAACACCCGAAAAGAAAAGGGTAGTTATACTTCGTTCCACGACTTCCTGGACAAAGTTCCCATCGAAGTTTGCAATAAACGGGTAGTGGAATCCCTGATTAAAGCCGGGGCATTCGATTCCCTAGGGCATGCCCGCCGCCCCCTCGAATCTATCCATATCGAGGCTGTGGACTCCGTTATTGACGTGAAAAGAAACGCGGCGATGGGGCAAGAAGACCTCTTCGGGATGATGGACGCAGACGAGGCAGTTACTTTTACCGTGCAAATCCCGGATCTACCCGAATGGGATAAGCGCCAAAAACTCAAGTTCGAGCGCGATATGTTAGGGCTTTACGTTTCGGATCACCCCCTACAGGGGATGGAAACGATTCTTGCACACAATAGCGATACCGAAATCGTGGATCTTTCAGCCGAAGATGGAGTCAGGGATGGGCAAAAAATCCAGATTTGCGGCCTAGTCACCGGGCTGCAGCGCAAAACTACTAAACGTGACGGAAACCTGTGGGCAATCGCCACCATCGAAGACATTTCTGGTTCCACCGATGTTTTATTCTTCCCGCAGACCTACCAAAAATATTCACAAGACCTGGTAGAAGACGAAATCGTGAGTGTGAGCGGGAGGGTCAGGATTCGCGACGAAGAAGCCTCCCTGCACGCGCAAGAAATGACCCTGCCCGACATTAGTCAGGTAGCAACCGGGCCATTAAATATCTATATCGCCGCCAATCGCCTTACCGAGGAGGTGGCGGAGCAGCTGCGGGAGATCCTGGCTTCTAGTCCGGGGCAAAGTGAAGTTAGGATGCATCTGCGCAGCTCCAGGGGTACTACCATCGTGCAGCTGGGCGATGATTTGCGGGTAAATCGCGGCTCGGGTTTGGCGGCGCAGCTGAAAACTCTGCTCGGCCTCCACTGCCTAGAAAACCGCAAATAGCTTTCCTTACATCGCAGGTTAATCGGTACCCTACGGTGCGGGTCAAGCCGTAAAAGCGCTCGGGGGACCCCGGTGATTCTCGCTTCGCTCGACTCAAGCCCCCTCTCGCATCTTTTACGGCTTGACCCTTGTGCGCGGGGGAGAAGTTTTATCCGAATAGGCTAGGCGGGCGTAAAAATCGGACAAAGCTTCGTAGCTTTGTCCGATTTTTTGGGCGGGAGGAAAAACTTCGCCCCCGCGCTCAACCGAGCGCTTTTACCGGCCGCAACCCGTCATTTGCGGGGGA contains:
- the dnaE gene encoding DNA polymerase III subunit alpha produces the protein MAPAKDFVHLHVHTDYSMLDGAARIGKLVERAVEIGQPAVAITDHGYLFGAYEFYAAARKAGIKPIIGLEAYITPGTSRFDQTRQLWGEESQRGDDVSARGAYTHMTLLSRTTEGMHNLFRLGSLASIDGQMQKWPRADRDLLERYSTGLIGTSGCPSGEIQTRLRLGQWEEAKKAAGELQDIFGKENFFIELMDHGLQIERRVRNDLLKLAKVIDAPLVATNDSHYVLKSDQPTQDALLCINSGSRLDDENRFKFEGSGYYLKTAEEMRELFSDFPEACDNTLKIAEMCEVHFQTTAEGADYMPQFEVPSGEDATSWFVKEVQRGLHKRYPQGIPEKSQQQADYECGIITQMGFPGYFLVVADYINWAKERGIRVGPGRGSGAGSIVAYAMGITELDPLEHGLMFERFLNPERVSMPDIDVDFDERRRGEVIDYVTEKYGKDRVAQVVTYGKIKAKQALKDSCRIMDKPYALGDQLTKKMPPAIMGKDIPLSGIYDPKHPRYGEASEFRQYVSDNEGEVKPVIKTAQGLEGLTRQWGVHACAVIMSSHDLTDIVPMMKRLADGAIITQFDYPTCETLGLLKMDFLGLRNLTVISDALDNIVANGKEPLDLEHVPLDDRPTYELLSRAETLGVFQLDSPGMRSLMRLMKPTEFSDISAVGALYRPGPMGANSHTNYALRKNGRQEIEPIHPALSEALADILDETYGLIVYQEQVMAIAQKVAGYSLGQADILRRAMGKKKKKEMDKQYSRFHDGMIERGYPEDAVSKLWEILVPFSSYAFNKSHSAAYGLVSYWTAYLKANYPTEYMAALLTSTKDNKDKLALYLRECRRMNIAVLPPDVNASASDFTAVGESIRFGLSAVRNVGTNVVAEIVNTRKEKGSYTSFHDFLDKVPIEVCNKRVVESLIKAGAFDSLGHARRPLESIHIEAVDSVIDVKRNAAMGQEDLFGMMDADEAVTFTVQIPDLPEWDKRQKLKFERDMLGLYVSDHPLQGMETILAHNSDTEIVDLSAEDGVRDGQKIQICGLVTGLQRKTTKRDGNLWAIATIEDISGSTDVLFFPQTYQKYSQDLVEDEIVSVSGRVRIRDEEASLHAQEMTLPDISQVATGPLNIYIAANRLTEEVAEQLREILASSPGQSEVRMHLRSSRGTTIVQLGDDLRVNRGSGLAAQLKTLLGLHCLENRK